A DNA window from Clavibacter sepedonicus contains the following coding sequences:
- a CDS encoding glucose-1-phosphate adenylyltransferase, with amino-acid sequence MASKKIFGIVLAGGEGKRLMPLTADRAKPAVPFGGQYRLIDFALSNLINSGLTQIVVLTQYKSHSLDRHVSQTWRLNQMLNSYIASVPAQQRLGKRWFSGSADAILQSLNLINDEKPDIVVVVGADHVYRMDFSQMIDAHIASGHGATVAAIRQPIELADQFGVIDVDPANPYQIRAFLEKPKDPQGLDDSPGEVLASMGNYVFDTDQLIDAVRRDGENAESAHDMGGDIVPWFVEQGNAGVYDLNRNEVPGANDRDRYYWRDVGTIESFFDAHQDLISALPVFNLYNKDWPIFSQQLNSPPAKFVRDAQGNTGTMIDSITSLGGVISGAHVERSVLGPWVIAESGARIVDSIVFDKVHIGAGAVISRAILDKDVEVEPGATVGVDHDRDRARGYTVTDGGITVVGKGVRVTP; translated from the coding sequence ATGGCATCGAAGAAGATCTTTGGAATCGTGCTCGCCGGCGGCGAGGGCAAGCGGCTCATGCCCCTCACCGCGGACCGAGCGAAGCCCGCCGTCCCGTTCGGCGGGCAGTACCGGCTCATCGACTTCGCGCTCTCCAACCTCATCAACTCGGGGCTCACGCAGATCGTCGTGCTGACGCAGTACAAGTCGCACTCGCTCGACCGCCACGTGTCGCAGACCTGGCGCCTCAACCAGATGCTCAACTCCTACATCGCCTCGGTGCCCGCGCAGCAGCGCCTCGGCAAGCGGTGGTTCAGCGGCTCGGCCGACGCGATCCTCCAGAGCCTCAACCTCATCAACGACGAGAAGCCCGACATCGTCGTCGTGGTCGGCGCCGACCACGTCTACCGCATGGACTTCAGCCAGATGATCGACGCGCACATCGCATCCGGCCACGGCGCCACGGTCGCGGCCATCCGCCAGCCCATCGAGCTGGCGGACCAGTTCGGCGTCATCGACGTGGATCCCGCGAACCCGTACCAGATCCGCGCCTTCCTCGAGAAGCCGAAGGACCCGCAGGGCCTCGACGACTCCCCCGGCGAGGTGCTGGCCTCCATGGGCAACTACGTCTTCGACACGGACCAGCTCATCGACGCCGTCCGCCGCGACGGCGAGAACGCGGAGTCGGCGCACGACATGGGCGGCGACATCGTCCCGTGGTTCGTCGAGCAGGGCAACGCCGGCGTCTACGACCTCAACCGCAACGAGGTGCCGGGCGCCAACGACCGCGACCGGTACTACTGGCGCGACGTCGGCACCATCGAGTCGTTCTTCGACGCGCACCAGGACCTCATCTCGGCCCTGCCCGTGTTCAACCTCTACAACAAGGACTGGCCGATCTTCAGCCAGCAGCTCAACAGCCCTCCCGCGAAGTTCGTCCGCGACGCGCAGGGCAACACGGGCACGATGATCGACTCCATCACCTCGCTCGGCGGCGTCATCAGCGGCGCCCACGTCGAGCGCAGCGTGCTCGGCCCGTGGGTCATCGCGGAGTCGGGCGCCCGCATCGTCGACTCGATCGTGTTCGACAAGGTCCACATCGGGGCGGGTGCGGTGATCAGCCGCGCGATCCTCGACAAGGACGTCGAGGTCGAGCCCGGCGCCACGGTCGGGGTCGACCACGACCGCGACCGCGCCCGTGGCTACACCGTGACCGACGGCGGCATCACCGTCGTGGGCAAGGGCGTGCGCGTCACCCCGTGA
- the serB gene encoding phosphoserine phosphatase SerB — protein sequence MSAPSTLTTTTTPAPLVARALPRMLVVLDVDSTLIEDEAIELLAAEAGSLEEVAAVTERAMRGELDFAESLRSRVATLAGLPVSVHAQVGARIRVTPGAARMIQGLHEAGHVVAVVSGGFHELLDPLAERLGLDLWRANRLETTEGRLTGRVSGPVIDADAKRAAVEEWSRDLGIPLARVVAVGDGANDLEMMHVAGLAVAFDAKPAVRRRADVCIDRRDLAQVLALLGLPR from the coding sequence GTGAGCGCCCCCAGCACGCTGACGACGACCACCACGCCGGCGCCGCTCGTCGCCCGCGCCCTCCCGCGCATGCTCGTGGTGCTCGACGTGGACTCGACCCTGATCGAGGACGAGGCGATCGAGCTGCTCGCCGCCGAGGCGGGCTCGCTCGAGGAGGTCGCCGCCGTCACCGAGCGGGCGATGCGCGGAGAGCTCGACTTCGCGGAGAGCCTGCGCTCGCGGGTCGCGACGCTGGCCGGCCTGCCGGTCTCGGTGCACGCGCAGGTCGGGGCGCGGATCCGGGTCACGCCCGGCGCCGCGCGCATGATCCAGGGGCTGCACGAGGCCGGCCACGTCGTCGCCGTCGTGTCGGGCGGCTTCCACGAGCTGCTGGATCCGCTGGCCGAGCGCCTCGGGCTCGACCTCTGGCGCGCCAACCGGCTGGAGACGACCGAGGGGCGCCTCACCGGACGCGTCTCGGGACCGGTCATCGACGCCGACGCGAAGCGCGCTGCCGTCGAGGAGTGGAGCCGCGACCTCGGGATCCCGCTGGCCCGCGTCGTGGCGGTCGGCGACGGTGCCAACGACCTCGAGATGATGCACGTCGCCGGCCTCGCGGTCGCGTTCGACGCGAAGCCCGCCGTCCGCCGGCGCGCCGACGTGTGCATCGACCGCCGGGACCTAGCGCAGGTGCTGGCGCTCCTCGGCCTGCCGCGCTGA
- a CDS encoding phosphotransferase enzyme family protein — translation MTELLAAWDLGPAALTELGATHNHAYRVDVDGGSRYLLRLHVARRKQHEIDLELDWLDVLASRGWPSVPGPQRTRDGSWTATVEVAVPDDDEVGLRRAVVGASGGRVERRLASLLTWHDGEMLSSLPASADAGPFAETLAALHAAGADPAAVALAGQRRRYDADYATTRLERLVEGYPGIMADGSTADALGGAIEQLRATLAEAGPPIMVHGDYHPGNLIQGPDGVSVIDFDRCGLGPAGLDVAAAIMYLAPRQRAQFHRAYTAAGGSTGVPDERFGAFIFLAYLDNVTHLASLPSERGRMPANIAQLTAIARAVVAG, via the coding sequence GTGACCGAACTCCTGGCGGCCTGGGACCTCGGTCCCGCCGCGCTCACCGAGCTGGGGGCCACGCACAACCACGCGTACCGGGTCGACGTCGACGGCGGATCCCGCTACCTGCTGCGCCTGCACGTCGCCCGCCGCAAGCAGCACGAGATCGACCTGGAGCTCGACTGGCTCGACGTGCTCGCGTCGCGGGGCTGGCCGTCGGTGCCCGGTCCGCAGCGCACGCGCGACGGCTCCTGGACGGCGACCGTCGAGGTCGCCGTGCCCGACGACGACGAGGTCGGGCTCCGCCGCGCGGTGGTCGGCGCGTCGGGCGGGCGCGTGGAGCGGCGCCTCGCGAGCCTGCTCACGTGGCACGACGGCGAGATGCTGAGCAGCCTCCCGGCCTCGGCGGACGCGGGGCCGTTCGCCGAGACGCTCGCCGCCCTGCACGCGGCGGGTGCGGATCCGGCGGCCGTCGCCCTGGCCGGACAGCGCCGCCGCTACGACGCGGACTACGCGACCACCCGCCTGGAGCGCCTCGTCGAGGGCTACCCGGGCATCATGGCGGACGGCTCCACCGCCGACGCGCTGGGCGGCGCGATCGAGCAGCTCCGCGCCACGCTGGCGGAGGCCGGGCCGCCGATCATGGTGCACGGCGACTACCACCCCGGCAACCTCATCCAGGGGCCGGACGGGGTGTCCGTCATCGACTTCGACCGCTGCGGCCTCGGCCCCGCCGGGCTCGACGTCGCCGCGGCGATCATGTACCTCGCTCCCCGCCAGCGTGCGCAGTTCCACCGCGCCTACACGGCGGCGGGCGGCAGCACGGGCGTCCCGGACGAGCGCTTCGGCGCGTTCATCTTCCTGGCGTACCTCGACAACGTGACGCACCTCGCGAGCCTGCCGTCGGAGCGGGGGCGGATGCCCGCGAACATCGCGCAGCTCACGGCGATCGCCCGGGCGGTCGTCGCGGGCTGA
- the fabG gene encoding 3-oxoacyl-ACP reductase FabG: MSTARTVVVTGGNRGIGYAIAEEMLRRGHRVAVTARSGQGPEGSLTVRADVTDAASVDAAFTEVEAAYGPVEVVVANAGITRDTLMMRMSDDDFTEVVDTNLGGAFRVVKRASKGMLKARFGRIVLISSVVGLYGSGGQVNYAASKSGLVGLARSVTRELGGRGITANVIAPGFIETDMTAELPEATAAEYKKSIPAGRYGTAAEVAGVVAWVSSDEAAYISGAVIPVDGGLGMGH, from the coding sequence ATGAGCACTGCACGCACCGTCGTCGTCACCGGAGGCAACAGGGGGATCGGGTACGCGATCGCCGAGGAGATGCTGCGCCGCGGCCACCGCGTCGCCGTCACCGCCCGCTCCGGCCAGGGACCCGAGGGCAGCCTCACGGTGCGCGCCGACGTCACCGACGCCGCGTCCGTCGACGCCGCGTTCACCGAGGTCGAGGCCGCGTACGGACCCGTCGAGGTCGTCGTCGCGAACGCGGGCATCACGCGCGACACCCTCATGATGCGGATGAGTGACGACGACTTCACCGAGGTGGTCGACACGAACCTGGGCGGCGCCTTCCGCGTCGTCAAGCGCGCATCCAAGGGCATGCTCAAGGCGCGCTTCGGCCGAATCGTCCTCATCTCCAGCGTCGTCGGCCTGTACGGCTCCGGCGGCCAGGTCAACTACGCGGCGTCCAAGAGCGGGCTGGTCGGCCTCGCCCGCTCCGTCACGCGCGAGCTCGGCGGACGCGGGATCACCGCGAACGTGATCGCCCCCGGCTTCATCGAGACCGACATGACCGCCGAGCTGCCCGAGGCCACCGCCGCCGAGTACAAGAAGTCCATCCCGGCCGGCCGCTACGGCACCGCCGCCGAGGTCGCGGGCGTCGTGGCGTGGGTGTCCTCCGACGAGGCCGCGTACATCTCGGGTGCCGTGATCCCCGTCGACGGCGGCCTCGGCATGGGCCACTGA
- a CDS encoding DUF3099 domain-containing protein, with protein MPAPQQSVTSLPRSPQEDRHARMVKYTIAMSIRMVCILSCLFLQGWWLAVAAIGAIVLPYFAVILANVGGNQGTAVERPGGVVVVSARHSGFPPPAEPFVPSEPFRASEPFTTPEPFTTYETGRAPEPTPDPDPRPTTAGGPTAPDTPTGA; from the coding sequence ATGCCAGCTCCGCAGCAGTCGGTCACCAGCCTCCCCCGGTCCCCGCAGGAGGACCGCCATGCCCGCATGGTGAAGTACACCATCGCGATGAGCATCCGGATGGTCTGCATCCTGTCCTGCCTCTTCCTCCAGGGCTGGTGGCTGGCCGTCGCCGCCATCGGCGCCATCGTGCTGCCCTACTTCGCGGTCATCCTCGCGAACGTCGGCGGCAACCAGGGCACGGCGGTCGAGCGTCCCGGCGGCGTGGTCGTCGTCTCCGCCCGCCACTCCGGCTTCCCGCCGCCCGCCGAGCCGTTCGTCCCCTCCGAGCCCTTCCGCGCGTCGGAGCCGTTCACCACGCCCGAGCCGTTCACGACCTACGAGACCGGACGCGCGCCCGAGCCGACGCCCGACCCGGATCCCCGTCCGACGACCGCGGGCGGGCCGACCGCGCCCGACACCCCGACCGGCGCGTGA
- a CDS encoding SURF1 family cytochrome oxidase biogenesis protein, translating to MSRWRFVLNRRWAGYLAVAVVFAIACVLLSHWQFARRDEALAEIAKVEDNWDRAPQPVDQVLADTSAYVDTQKWTPVTMTGTYLVDQQLLARNRPFNGQPGFEVLTPLRLDDGRVFVVDRGWVPIGNSQDSPDSVPAPPVGEVTVTARLKAGEPELPGRSAPEGQIATVNLPDIAARVGSPTFTGAYGLLISEDPAPADAAPFATPRPEEDEGPHLSYAFQWLVFAIIAFVGLGVAIRNEYRIINADDPEEQDRERARQAKRARKQPSDADVEDRILDEAR from the coding sequence GTGAGCCGCTGGCGCTTCGTCCTCAACCGCAGGTGGGCCGGGTACCTCGCGGTCGCCGTGGTCTTCGCCATCGCCTGCGTCCTCCTCAGCCATTGGCAGTTCGCGCGCCGGGACGAGGCACTCGCCGAGATCGCCAAGGTCGAGGACAACTGGGACCGCGCCCCGCAGCCCGTCGACCAGGTGCTCGCCGACACGTCGGCGTACGTCGACACGCAGAAGTGGACCCCGGTCACGATGACCGGCACCTACCTGGTCGACCAGCAGCTGCTCGCACGGAACCGGCCCTTCAACGGGCAGCCCGGCTTCGAGGTCCTCACGCCCCTGCGCCTCGACGACGGGCGGGTGTTCGTGGTCGACCGGGGCTGGGTGCCCATCGGCAACTCGCAGGACTCCCCCGACTCCGTCCCCGCCCCGCCCGTCGGCGAGGTCACGGTCACGGCGCGCCTCAAGGCGGGCGAGCCGGAGCTGCCGGGTCGCTCGGCGCCCGAGGGCCAGATCGCGACCGTCAACCTGCCCGACATCGCCGCGCGCGTCGGCTCACCCACGTTCACGGGCGCGTACGGGCTCCTGATCTCGGAGGATCCCGCCCCCGCCGACGCCGCCCCCTTCGCGACGCCGCGCCCCGAGGAGGACGAGGGCCCGCACCTCTCCTACGCGTTCCAGTGGCTGGTGTTCGCAATCATCGCGTTCGTCGGCCTCGGCGTCGCGATCCGCAACGAGTACCGCATCATCAACGCGGACGATCCCGAGGAGCAGGACCGCGAGCGCGCCCGTCAGGCCAAGCGGGCCCGCAAGCAGCCCTCGGACGCCGACGTCGAGGACCGGATCCTCGACGAGGCGCGCTGA